A segment of the Triticum urartu cultivar G1812 chromosome 1, Tu2.1, whole genome shotgun sequence genome:
CTGCTCCGACCAGACCCACTTCTCGTTCAAGAAGGCCGCGCACGTCGCCGGCATTCGCCGGGCGAACTGCCGGGTGATACCGACGTGCCGCGAGAGCGGCTTCACGCTGTCGCCGGCGGCACTGCAGGCCGCCGTCTGCGCCGACGAGGCGGCGGGGAGGGTCCCTCTCTTCCTGTGCGCGACTGTGGGGACCACTCCGACGGCGGCGGTCGACCCTCTCCGGGAGCTGTGCGCCGCAGTGGCGGGGCACGGCGTGTGGGTGCACGTGGACGCGGCCTACGCCGGCGCCGCGTGCATTTGCCCGGAGTTCAGCCACATCGCCGCCGGCGCCGAGGCCGTGGACTCGTTCAGCACGAACCCGCACAAGTGGCTCCTGGCGAACATGGACTGCTGCGCGCTGTGGGTGCGGCATCCCACGGCGCTCGTGGCGGCGCTCGGCACCGACGATGACGTGATCCTCAAGGACGCGGCGGCATCCGCCGTCGTGGACTACAAGGACTGGCAGGTGGCGCTGAGCCGCCGGTTCCGCGCGCTGAAGCTGTGGCTCGTGCTCCGCTGCCACGGCGTGGAGGGCCTCCGCGGCTTCGTGCGCGCCCACGTGCGCATGGCCGCGGCCTTCGAGGCCATGGTGCGCGCTGACCCGCGGTTCGAGGTGCCCGTGCCGGCGCGGTTCGGACTCGTCTGCTTCCGCCTCCGCCCCGCCACCGACGCCGCCGATGACGGCACGGCCGAGGCCACGACGAACGAGCTCAACCGGAGGCTGCTGGAGGCGGTGAACGCGACGGGGCGCGCGTACATGAGCTGCGCGGTGGTGGGCGGCATGTACGTGCTGCGGTGCGCCATCGGGAACTCGCTGACGGAGGAGCGGCACGTCCGGGAGGCGTGGAGCATCGTGCAGGAGCAAGCCGACGCGGTGCTGACCCCGGCGGGCGCCGGCGTCGCTCCGGCTGCTCGTTCGAAGGGGCGTACGGTTGAGGATGCCCGTCGCATGGAGACCAGCGTGCATGAGAAATGGAGCTCACCGCCGCGCACTGCGTACCACGTGATTCGTTCCTACGCGTTGGCTTTCGTACCACGCGTTGGCGTTCCGCGCATCTTCCTGTCCATGGACTAATATTGGATTTGGATActttcaaaaataaataaatattggaTTTGGATGTGAAGGTGTATCAATGGCTTGGAGACGTCACAACACAAAATCATTTATAACTGAAGCAGACATGGATCAATCATGTGTTTTCACAAGTATATTTTTTGCAGCATTTTCATAAGTTTTTTTTCCTAATGTGGTGTTTCTCTATTGCTCAGCTTTTCTCTATCATTCCCAGACAACTTCATTTGCTGAATTACAAATTAGCATTTGGGATGAATTTTAAACAATGTCACTTTCTATTTAATCTGGAAATTTCAAAATATTTATTATTGTATTTTTTTCTTAGATAGTTTTATTTTTTCACAAATCTTTGTTTTCAATGAAATTTCAAAAAAGTTAACAGAAGACTCAAAAGTAACAATATTTTAGCCATATTTCATTGATTAAAAAATTGATTATTTCATATTCAAAATATTCACATTCCCATCTATTATTTTTGTCATATTGAAATAACTAGTAcaaatgcccatgcgttgcattgGGCGGAAAAAAATATCAGAAAACCTGCTCTGTCTATCATCAAGCACCATTTCTTATATCCAATCTTGATAAACATTGGTAATAAGGTTACACCAATTATCGCTTTTCGAAGCATCAACTGTGGATGTGAAGGAGCCACCCTATCTGATGAAAGAGTAGTAGTGCATGGAATAGTCTGTCAATCggtttttttggaaaaaataaatatattattatttaaaaaatgaacattttttaatattTATATATTTCTAATTGCAATGGGAATATTTTTGAACTCATGTAAAAATGGAACATTGTGTTGGAATTTTGAGCTTTTTTTAAAGCATGAACATCTTTAATACTGTGAATAC
Coding sequences within it:
- the LOC125524213 gene encoding tyrosine decarboxylase-like; amino-acid sequence: MASFNHANDTGSPPAAAATPTLGVGPLPLDAGEFRRQGRQVVDFIADYYDRIDEYPVRPTVAPGFLARQLPDTAPSWPEPDALASALRDVRELILPGVTHWQSPRHFAHFAATASNVGALGEALAAGLNINPFTWAASPAATELETVVTDWLGKALHLPEQLLFCGGGGGTLLGTSCEAMLCTIVAARDRKLAELRGDERMGDLVVYCSDQTHFSFKKAAHVAGIRRANCRVIPTCRESGFTLSPAALQAAVCADEAAGRVPLFLCATVGTTPTAAVDPLRELCAAVAGHGVWVHVDAAYAGAACICPEFSHIAAGAEAVDSFSTNPHKWLLANMDCCALWVRHPTALVAALGTDDDVILKDAAASAVVDYKDWQVALSRRFRALKLWLVLRCHGVEGLRGFVRAHVRMAAAFEAMVRADPRFEVPVPARFGLVCFRLRPATDAADDGTAEATTNELNRRLLEAVNATGRAYMSCAVVGGMYVLRCAIGNSLTEERHVREAWSIVQEQADAVLTPAGAGVAPAARSKGRTVEDARRMETSVHEKWSSPPRTAYHVIRSYALAFVPRVGVPRIFLSMD